The Pseudoalteromonas rubra DNA segment ACTTGGTAAAACTCTTGAAGTATCGTTTTGTGGAAGCGTTCGCAGATACCGTTTGTCTGCGGCGACATCGCTTTGGTTGTAGTATGGTCTATGTCGTTGATCGTCCCTGTGGAGGGCTCCTTTTTGCGCTGTGAATAGGTCTGCGTTCTCTAAAATAGCTCATTTCACCTTGCGTAAAGGCCGCGCTAAAGCACGACTTTACACGATAGCTGCGAAGCGGTGCTTCGGTCGCAATTCACCCATGTGAAAGTAGGACATCGCCAGGACCTAATAAAAGAAAGCCCGATTCGAAAGAGTCGGGCTTTTTTGCGTTTGAAATTTAAAAAAGTGTCGATGAAGCTGTAGACAGAGCGGTGTTGTCTATTGAACCATGAAGCTGGTATCTAGCAGTCTTTGGATACACTTATATGTACTAGCTCAGACTTGACCTGACAGTTACCCGTTTTTCAATCGGTGACTGTCAGCCTAGATTTGGGCTAAATTCTTTTCAACCCAGATCGATTTCCCATCTAATAATGTTTCAAGCGGCGTTCTTCCGCAGCATTTTTTACCTTGATGAGTTCGGTCATTATTGTAGTAATTTATCCACTCGTCCAGGTCCTTTTGGAGCTCTTCCAGAGAACTGTACAATTTTTTGCGAAATGTCACTTGGTAAAACTCTTGAAGTATCGTTTTGTGGAAGCGTTCGCAGATACCGTTTGTCTGCGGCGACATCGCTTTGGTTGTAGTATGGTCTATGTCGTTGATCGTCCCTGTGGAGGGCTCCTTTTTGCGCTGTGAATAGGTCTGCGTTCTCTAAAATAGCTCATTTCACCTTGCGTAAAGGCCGCGCTAAAGCACGACTTTACACGATAGCTGCGAAGCGGTGCTTCGGTCGCAATTCACCCATGTGAAAGTAGGACATCGCCAGGGCCTAATAAAAGAAACCCGTTGCAGCAATGCAGCGGGTTTTTTGCTATGTGCGATTTAAAAAAGTTGTAGACAGAGCGGTGTTGTCTATTCATCCATGAAGCTGGATAGGATGTTGGAATAGTGATGCCGCGTGCGAAAACTTAGCGCCGATTGTGCGAAAACGGTGAAAATTCGATTTTAAAATAGTAAAAAAGATTTGCAGATAGTTAAACAGAAATTCCCATTATTTGGGGTCTTGTAATCCACCACCAACTGCAACTCACTCCTTGATAAATTATATTTCACCCGCGTTCTTACCCAGTCACCGTTAACGACTGTCCTGACTCCTGTAACGTTCTTAACTATCCATCGTACAGGGCATTGTTAAACTTTCCATGGACGTGCCTCGCTGCAGTCAGTGTACGAGTAACGAGCTGGCTTTTCAGCACTGTCGAACCTTATTACTCACCGAGCAGCATAAAGTAGCTGGTTTCAGATCCGGCTTATTAGACTAAGGTCGAAGAATATGTTGACTGTATGATTTTTGTTCGCTCTGTTACTCTGGGAGGGCAGGTCATCAACTCTTTAAATGTCGGTGCGGCCTGCGTATGCCGACAAATACAACATGGAAAAGGTAATGAAATATAAAAATTTATTAATGGCGCTGCCATTGCTTGGTGCAATGGAAGTCGCGCTTGCGGTGGACTGTAGTAACTTAACTGACTGGCAGGCTCAGAGTGTGTATACCAAAGGGGAATCAGTCACTTATCAGTCTGTAAGTTACACCGCAAAGTGGTGGACTCAGAATCAGAACCCAGCAAATAATTCTACGACTTATGCTGTATGGAATAAGGATGGTAATTGCGATGCAACTGATCCGGTGCCACAAGTAACCGTCACCTCACCGAGTAATAATGCAAGCATTATTATAGGGACGCCTATCGATTTGTCTGCATCTGTTTCTCATCCGCAAAACGTTGCGATTGAACGGGCTGAATTCTTTATCGATGGTACGCTGATTGCGACAGATAATACCGCGCCGTATTCTGTGCCATGGCAAGCACAAGGGCTAGGCAGTCATCAGTTACAGGTATTTGCAGTCGATGCCGCAGGCGGCAGAGGGGAGTCCAGTGCAGTAAACTTTACAGTCGCTGCGGATGATTTCCCGCCGGGTGATCCTAATTTTAAAATAGTCGGTTACTTCCCAAGTTGGCAGGGGGCTGTTAGCGATATCCAGTTTGATAAACTGACGCATATCAATTACTCATTCTTGTTACCTAACGCAGATGGCACACTTCAGCCGCTTGAAAATTTGAGCAAAATGACAGCGCTGGTAAATTCTGCACATGCAAACAATGTAAAAGTTGGTATTGCTATAGGTGGCTGGAATGGTGGCGATGACAGCGCATTTGAAACATTTGCGGCGTCAGCACAAGGTCGCGCGACCTTTGTACGCGAAGTAATGGCTTTCGTAGAGTTACACAACCTGGATGGTGTAGATATGGATTGGGAATATCCAGATCCTGGTACTTCAGCAAATAACTACGCTTTGTTGATGAAGGAACTAAGTGTAGAGTTGCGTGCTCGTGGTAAGTTCCTGACCGCTGC contains these protein-coding regions:
- a CDS encoding glycosyl hydrolase family 18 protein produces the protein MKYKNLLMALPLLGAMEVALAVDCSNLTDWQAQSVYTKGESVTYQSVSYTAKWWTQNQNPANNSTTYAVWNKDGNCDATDPVPQVTVTSPSNNASIIIGTPIDLSASVSHPQNVAIERAEFFIDGTLIATDNTAPYSVPWQAQGLGSHQLQVFAVDAAGGRGESSAVNFTVAADDFPPGDPNFKIVGYFPSWQGAVSDIQFDKLTHINYSFLLPNADGTLQPLENLSKMTALVNSAHANNVKVGIAIGGWNGGDDSAFETFAASAQGRATFVREVMAFVELHNLDGVDMDWEYPDPGTSANNYALLMKELSVELRARGKFLTAAVVALGYTGGGVLESVFQDIDFLNLMAYDANNGNHASMQYAKDSIAYWQSRGLSKEKTVLGVPFYARPTWKAYRTLVQENPANACRDTDGSSYYNGIPTIRAKTEYAKLNAGGIMNWELSHDSKGPASLLTAKWEVAKGLAPSYTCQ